CGAAGTTGGGCGCGATAGTGAACGTCGCCCCGGCATCGACCGCGCGCTTCCAGTCGTCCAGCGTGCGCACCGTGCCCGCGCCGACCAGCGCCGCGCCGCCGAAGTGGGTCTGCAAGTGGGGCAGGGCGTCGAGCGCCGCCGGACTGTTGAGCGTGATCTCCAGAATGGTCACCTCGCTGCTGACGAGCGCGTCCGCGATGGCCAGTACCTCGTCCACGCTGAAGCCGCCGCGCAGAATCGCGATGATACCGCAGTCTTTGATTTGCTGAATGTGCTGTGCAATCGTCATGGGCTTAGCCTTGTGTCCTGTCTTCCAGCGCGCCGGTCAGCCAGCGGACGGGGTTATGATGCCAGATCGTTTCTAGCTCAGCATCGGTGAAGCCTTCCGCGCGCAGGCGCGGCGTGAAGCTGCGCAGCAGGTAGTCGAAGCCGGGGCCGCCGCCATACGCGATCCAGTATGAGCGCCGCGCCATATCGCCGCCGAGCAGGATGTGCGCGCCGTGCCCGGAGTCGAACATCTCACGCATCAGACCGACGACCAGATTTTCCGGCTGGTACTTGATGCGGCTGGGCGTGTCGTATTCCAGGAACGCGCCGCGCTCCGCCAGCGAGCGGTGCACGTAGAAGTCGGGATTGCGATCCATGTGGCACAGCATCACGCTGGTGGGCGGCACACCCGCCGTTTCGAGCCGGTCCAGCAGTTCGTGGCCGACCGTGCCTTCGCCAGTGTGCACCAGGATCGGCGCGCCCGTGCGCTGGTGGACCCGGCCCGCCGCGCGGATCAACTTGTGCATGTTCTTAGGCACGACCTGATATTCCCCGGCGACCTTGACGAAGCCCGCCTTGACCGGGCTGCGCTTCACGATCGGGCCGTCGTAGCCGTTCAGATCGACGCCCTCGGCGACTTCGGCATACAACAGCTCCGTGACCTCGTCTTCGTCGTAGCGGTACTGCCAGTGATCGGGCAGATAAAACCCCTGCGACTGGAAGCCGGTCGGCACGACGATGGGCAGGTTGAGCGCCTGGCTGACCTCGATCAGCTTGGCGGCGTTGCGCCCGCAGCCGAAGGGCTGCGCATCCACAATCGCGCCGCCGCCCGCGTGCTGCCAGCGTCCGACCTCCTCGATCGCCTTCTCGACGCTGTCGAGCTTGAAATCCGGCGTCTTGACGACCGTGTAGCCATTGTCCATGATGATGTGGTCGTGCGCGTTGATCCAGCCGAGCGCGTCTGGCGGTTGCGGTCCCAGGGTAGTTTCGACCATAACCATCGTTTCAGTCCTCCAATACCAGGGGATCGCCCGCGCGGATGTCGCCAAACAGCGCGCCCATGCTGCGCAGCGTCTCCTGCAACGCGGGAACGTTGACCTCGTGCGGCAGCACGTCGCTGCGCACGGCCAGCGCGGCGGCGGTCCCGGCAGCTTGACCCATCGCCATCGTCTGCGCCATCGAGCGGCAGGAGGCGTGCGCGTCGTGCGTGGCGCTGAAGCAGCGCCCGGCGACCAGCAGCCCGTCTACGTCCTTCGTCAGCAGCGCGCGGTAGGGCACGTCATACGTCATGCCGTCGGGCAGGTACTCCCACTTGGTGTCGGCGCTGGCGTGGTGATCTTCAATCGGCGCGCCACACGCGGCGATGGCGTCGTCGAACTTGCGCGCGCTCAGGCAGTCGTCGCGGGTGAGACGGTAGCGCCCGTAGATGCGGCGCGTCTCGCGCACGCCGATGGGCGCGCTCATCCAGGTGAGGCGGGCGTTTTCAAAGCCGGGGACCTGCTCGCGCAGGAAGCGCGCGTATTCCAGCGCCTGCGCGCGCCCCTGGATTTCCGCTCCGGTGAGCTGCACGGGATCGGTCGGGTCGACCTCCGCGATGCGCGTCATGATGGTGTGGATCACGCCGTCCAGCGTAGTGACGTGCCAGCTCCCTTCGCGGCGCGGCAGGTCGTAGAGGCCCGCCTCAGCGACCTCCTGCATTTTCTGCCACATCGCTTTTTTGCCGAACTCTTTGGCGCGCTTCACGTCCACGCCCATCATGCGGAAGGTGGTCGTCAGCGTCTGGGCGGGGTCGATGTCGCCCGCGACCTCGTAGGGCGCTTCCGCGAAGTGCGACACGTCCGCGTCGCCGCTGGTGTCGATCACGACTTTGGCGTTGATTTTCAGCAGGCCGCGTTTGCCGTCCACGATCACGCCGCTGATCCGGCTGCCTTCCTTGACCACATCCGTGCAGAAGCTGTGGAACAGGATTTGCACGCCCGCCTGCAACGCCAGCCGCTCCCACACGATGCGCAGCAGGTACGGGTCGTAGGTGATGCCCGTGCCCGCACCGTAGGAGTTGGGGCGCTCGAAGGCGGCATCCATCGCCTTGAGCGCGCCGATCACGTCGTCCGGGACGCCGCCCACAACCTTGTAGGCGGTGGAGCCAGGCGTGTAGAAGCCGTAGAACGTGTCCAGGACCTGCGTGCTGGTCCCGCCCAGAAAACCGAACCGTTCGACCAGGACGGTTTTTGCGCCGTTGCGCGCGGCGGCGATCGCGGCGTTGCATCCCGCGCTGCCCGACCCCACGACGACGACGTCCACGTCCCAGAGTGTTTCGAGTTTACGTGTGTAAAGCTCCACAGGACTCTTCCTTACTCGGAATGCTCGCCCAGGCGAGCTTATGCGCTGGTTTCAGCCGCTTCACTGACGGCCATCAGCCGGTCGTAGTGCGGTTTCAACGCCGGATAAAGGTCACGGTAGATGGCGAACAGGCGCTGGTAGCGCTCGAAGGCAGCCGGATCGGGTGTATAAATCGCAGGCTCGCCCGCGGCCCGGCTCGCCAGCCCCGGCAGGTCGTCGATGAGGCCCACACCCGCGCCCGCCAGCAGCGCGTCGCCGAAGGGCGCGCCGGGATTGTCGGCCAGCACGGCGACCTCGCAGCCGGTCACGTCCGCGATGATCTGCCGCCAGATGACGCTGCGCATGGGGCCGCCCGCCGCGCGGATCTCGTGCACCTGCGCGCCCGCGTCCTTCGCCACGCTCAGGTTGTGCGCGATCGCGTAGGCCGTGCCCTCGATGACGGCGCGCACCAGATGCTCGCGGCGCGTGGACAGGCTCATGCCGAAGAAGACCGCCCGCGCGTGCCCGTCGTGGATGGGCTGAAGCTCCCCGCTGAGGTAGGGCAGGAAGATCACGCCGTCCGCGCCGGGCGGACTGCTGGCCGCCAGCGCCGAGAGCGCGTCGTAGTCCAGGTCCGGCGCAATGGCCTTTTGCGCCCACTTGAGCGCCGCGCCGCCGGCCACCATCGACCCGCCGATCAGCGTTTTGCCCGGCAGCACGTGCCGGAATGCGATCGCCTGCGGGTGGTAGGCAGGCTCATCTTGCAGCACGTACAGGGTGCTGGCCGTGCCCATCGACAGGAACGCCTGCCCGGCGCGGACCACACCCATCGCCAGCCCCGACGAGGACGTGTCCTCGCCCCCGGCCACGACCGGCGTCCCGGCGCGCAGGCCGAGCGCCGCAGCGGCCTCATCCGTCAGCCCGCCGATGACTTCGGTGCAGGCTGCCAGCCGGGGATACAGGTGGCGCGGCAGGCCGAACTCGGCGATCAGGGCTTCGGACCACTCGCCGCGCGCGAGGTCGAAGGCGAACAGGATGCTCGCGTCGGAGACGTTCTCGACCGGTTGTCCGGTCAGCTTGTAGTTGATATAGCCCGTGGTGGTCAGGTTGATGCGCGTGCGGGCGAGGCTCTCCGGCTCGTGCTCCGCCAGCCACATCAGCGTCGGATCGGCATTATAGGGCGCAGGCTGCTTGCCACTGAGAGCCAGCACGTCCTCGGCGCAGCAGTCACGCATCTGCTGGGATTGGCGCTCGGACCGGCTGTCCATCGCCGTGATCGCGGGGCGCACGATATTGTCATGCTCGTCCAGCAGGGTCAGCGCGCAGCCCTGGCCGCTGGCGCCGATGCCCTTCACCTGAACCGGATCGGCGCTTGCCTGCTGCATTACGGCGCGGGTTACCGCGACGACGCCGTCCCACCAGTCCTGCGGGTTTTGCTCGACCCAGCCTGGCCTGAGGTGCATCGTATCATAAGCGGCGTGGGCCGTGGCGCGCAGCACGCCTTGCGGCGTGACGAGCACCGCTTTGACGGTGCTGGTGCCGACGTCGATCCCCAACAGGAGCGGTTCCATCGTGTGCTCCCGCTAGTCGCGCCCGTAGATCATGCGCTTGCGGCGCTTGAACTCGTCGTACACGCGCTTGAGCTGCGTGTCGGATTCTGCCTGGTTGTCCACAAAGTGCGGGCTGGTCAGCACGACCGGCTCGACACCCTTGGCCATCATCAACTCGGCGGTGCGCGCCTTGAGCGCGTTGACGACGGTCACCGCCGCGATGGTACTGGTGGGGCCGACCTTGTATTTGAGGCCCTCAACCTGTACGACTGCGTCGCCGGGCGGGGTGCAGTTGTCGATCACCACGTCCGCGATGTCCTTGAGCTTCTTGCCGGAACTGTGGCGGGTAGGCGTGCTGTCGGCGTGGGCGACGGACGTCACGGCGATGACAGGCATGCCGCGCTCTTTGGCGCGCAGGGCCATGTCGATCACCACGCCGTTGATGCCCGTGCTCGAAAAGCAGAGCATGCTGTCGTGCGGGCCGAACTCGTAGGTGCTCAAGATGGCGTCGGCGTAGCCCTCGGCGCGCTCGATGAAGAACGACTGCGGCAGGCCGTCCGGGCCGACCACGTTGGTGTAGAAGGTCAGCGCCAGCTCCACCATCGGGAAGAAGCCAGGGAAGGAGCCGATGCGCGGGAACATTTCCTCGACGGACATCCGGCTGTGCCCGCCGCCCCAGCAGAACACCAGACCGTCCTTGACGATAGTCTCCGAGCAAATTTCGGCGGCGGCTTCGATGTTGTCGATCTGGGTGGTGTAAATCTGGTCGACGATGGCTTTAGCGCTGTCGATGTAGCGTTGCGAAGCGAGCTTGCTGGTCATAGTATGGTCCTTGAGAACCTGCTGCGTCAAGCGGCACCAGTAAGTGTTTTACGCATTTCGTCCTTGCACAGCTTCACTATAGGGACTTAAAATGAGCAGCGCAAACAGATTCTTGCACATCCTGCACATTTAGGACGCTTCCATGAAGAATTCGAACTCCCTACGGCGTCAGGATCACATCATGCAGCTGCTGGCGCAGGACCACTGCCTGAGCATCAACCATCTGGCGGCGCTGCTGGATGTGTCGGGCTGGACGATCCGGCGCGACCTCGTGCAGCTCGAAGCGCGGAACCTCGTGCTGCGCTCGCATGGCGCGGTCGAGCTGGCGGGCAGCGAGGAGGTCCGGCAGTACGCGCAGTCGATGCAGCGGCAGGAAAATCGCGCGATCATGGTGGCCAAAGCGCGTATCGGAGCGCGGGCCGCGGACCTGCTGCAAGACCATACGCAGGTGGCAATGGGCGCAGGATCGACCACGCTGGCCTGCGCGCGGGCGATCAAGCAGAACCACTGCGAGCTGGTGGTGATGACCAACGGCCTTGATATTGCGATCGAGCTGACCGGCGTGCCGCACATCAACCTGATCTGTACCGGCGGCGCGGCGCATGGGGACTTTTTCACGCTCACCGGGCCGGTCGCCAAGCGCGCGATTAAGTCGCATTACTTCGACGTGGCGGTCGTGGGGGTGAGCGGTATTTCGCCCGACGCCGGGCTGACGGCGGACAGTCACCTCAACGCGGAGATTCTGGAGTTGATGATCCAGAACGCGCAGTGGGTGATCGCGCTGGCGGATCACCGCAAGTTCGGGCGCGTGCGGTTTGCCAAGCTCGCGGATTTGTGCGACGTGGACGTGATCGTCACCGACTGCGCGCCGGAGCCGGAGATGGCCGCCAGTCTCGCGCAGTCGGGGGTAGAAGTCGTTGTCGCGGAAGGCGACGACGTAGTCTAGTTCAGTCCGCGCCGAGCCGAACCGTTAGTGACCATTCCACCGACGCGTCGGGCGGCAGGATGGGCACGCGCTCGTTGTCCCAGGCCAGCTCCAGGCTGTCGTAGTAGCCCGTGGACGGCTCGATGGCGATGGTCAACTCCGAGTTGTACTGGCCTTCGTCGGCCCAGATGCCCAGGTAAGGGACCTGTGCGGAGTCCCATTCCATGCGCAGCCAGTGGTTCGATCCTGTTTCAAGCAGCATGGTCCAGCCGACGCTCTGATCCGGCAGCAGGTAGATCTTGCGCGAGTGGTGCGCCTCCGCCGAGATGACGCGATCCAGGTAAAACGGCTGCCCATCCGGCGCGGCGGTCACCGGCCAGTCCAGGTGTGAGCCGATCGGGGCCCAACTGGGCAGGGGCGCGACGGATACCACGCTTTTGACCTCCCGCGGCAGGCGCAACTCGGTGGTGGGTGTCACGGCGAACTGTGGGTGTGCCGCCCACAGGCCCGCCAGCGGTGCGTCGCTCGTGTTCGACAGGGTGTAGTCCATGCGCAGAGACTGCGTATCCACGAAGGACAGCGTGCGGACCAGATCGTAGGGCAGGGACTGGCCGCTCACACGCAGTGAAAGCGCCGCGCCGCTCGCCTCCACGACTTGCCACGGCAGCGCCCAGACCTCGCCGTGATCTGGCAGCGAAACGCCCCGATAGGGGCCATCACCAGGGTACGGGCAGGCGTTGATGGTTGGGAACATCTCGTCCCAGCCGCTCATGTCTTGCTCGACGAACGATGACCCGTAGGGCACGGGCCGGAAGGGGCGGTCAGCCGGTCCGAGCAGCCATTCGTACCCGACCCTCTTGTGATAGAGCGAAACGATCTTCGCGCCCATACCCGGCACGGTGACGACACGCAGCTCGTCATTTTCCAGCGCCCAGGCGGGCTGGCCGTGCCAAGTGGTTTCGATGATGCGGCTCATTGTGCACCTCTCGCCGCCACGTCCGGCAGCAGCGCGCGGTGAATGACCGCGCCCAGGTGCGCCGGATTGGCGTCCAGCACTGTCGCAAACGCCTCATTTGCGCATTTCACGTCGCCCAATCCCAGACAGCCGAGCGCGATCATGTAGTGGCAGTGGATGCGGTTGCGCGCGTTCAGGTCCTCGTCGAAGACCAGGAAGTCCGGCAGAGAGACGGCGAAGTAGTCCATCTTGATGTTGTCGTCCAGGTGCGCGCGGCCATAATCGATCAGCTTTTGGAAGACCTCGCGCGCTGCGTCCGTCTGGCCGAGCTTCTGCCGGGCGAGGCCCTGGTAGAAGATCATATCCGGCGGTTGGTCGTTATAGTACATGGCCGAGGTCGGTTCTGAGAGGCCGATCGCCGCGTGCTCGAAGGCGTCCCGCGCCTTGTCGGCGTGGCCGAGGCTCTCATAGGTGAGGCCGAGTGAATAGAAGATGTGGTTTTCCTG
This window of the Aggregatilinea lenta genome carries:
- a CDS encoding phosphotriesterase family protein → MVMVETTLGPQPPDALGWINAHDHIIMDNGYTVVKTPDFKLDSVEKAIEEVGRWQHAGGGAIVDAQPFGCGRNAAKLIEVSQALNLPIVVPTGFQSQGFYLPDHWQYRYDEDEVTELLYAEVAEGVDLNGYDGPIVKRSPVKAGFVKVAGEYQVVPKNMHKLIRAAGRVHQRTGAPILVHTGEGTVGHELLDRLETAGVPPTSVMLCHMDRNPDFYVHRSLAERGAFLEYDTPSRIKYQPENLVVGLMREMFDSGHGAHILLGGDMARRSYWIAYGGGPGFDYLLRSFTPRLRAEGFTDAELETIWHHNPVRWLTGALEDRTQG
- a CDS encoding FAD-dependent oxidoreductase — translated: MELYTRKLETLWDVDVVVVGSGSAGCNAAIAAARNGAKTVLVERFGFLGGTSTQVLDTFYGFYTPGSTAYKVVGGVPDDVIGALKAMDAAFERPNSYGAGTGITYDPYLLRIVWERLALQAGVQILFHSFCTDVVKEGSRISGVIVDGKRGLLKINAKVVIDTSGDADVSHFAEAPYEVAGDIDPAQTLTTTFRMMGVDVKRAKEFGKKAMWQKMQEVAEAGLYDLPRREGSWHVTTLDGVIHTIMTRIAEVDPTDPVQLTGAEIQGRAQALEYARFLREQVPGFENARLTWMSAPIGVRETRRIYGRYRLTRDDCLSARKFDDAIAACGAPIEDHHASADTKWEYLPDGMTYDVPYRALLTKDVDGLLVAGRCFSATHDAHASCRSMAQTMAMGQAAGTAAALAVRSDVLPHEVNVPALQETLRSMGALFGDIRAGDPLVLED
- a CDS encoding xylulokinase; amino-acid sequence: MEPLLLGIDVGTSTVKAVLVTPQGVLRATAHAAYDTMHLRPGWVEQNPQDWWDGVVAVTRAVMQQASADPVQVKGIGASGQGCALTLLDEHDNIVRPAITAMDSRSERQSQQMRDCCAEDVLALSGKQPAPYNADPTLMWLAEHEPESLARTRINLTTTGYINYKLTGQPVENVSDASILFAFDLARGEWSEALIAEFGLPRHLYPRLAACTEVIGGLTDEAAAALGLRAGTPVVAGGEDTSSSGLAMGVVRAGQAFLSMGTASTLYVLQDEPAYHPQAIAFRHVLPGKTLIGGSMVAGGAALKWAQKAIAPDLDYDALSALAASSPPGADGVIFLPYLSGELQPIHDGHARAVFFGMSLSTRREHLVRAVIEGTAYAIAHNLSVAKDAGAQVHEIRAAGGPMRSVIWRQIIADVTGCEVAVLADNPGAPFGDALLAGAGVGLIDDLPGLASRAAGEPAIYTPDPAAFERYQRLFAIYRDLYPALKPHYDRLMAVSEAAETSA
- a CDS encoding sugar isomerase domain-containing protein, yielding MTSKLASQRYIDSAKAIVDQIYTTQIDNIEAAAEICSETIVKDGLVFCWGGGHSRMSVEEMFPRIGSFPGFFPMVELALTFYTNVVGPDGLPQSFFIERAEGYADAILSTYEFGPHDSMLCFSSTGINGVVIDMALRAKERGMPVIAVTSVAHADSTPTRHSSGKKLKDIADVVIDNCTPPGDAVVQVEGLKYKVGPTSTIAAVTVVNALKARTAELMMAKGVEPVVLTSPHFVDNQAESDTQLKRVYDEFKRRKRMIYGRD
- a CDS encoding DeoR/GlpR family DNA-binding transcription regulator encodes the protein MKNSNSLRRQDHIMQLLAQDHCLSINHLAALLDVSGWTIRRDLVQLEARNLVLRSHGAVELAGSEEVRQYAQSMQRQENRAIMVAKARIGARAADLLQDHTQVAMGAGSTTLACARAIKQNHCELVVMTNGLDIAIELTGVPHINLICTGGAAHGDFFTLTGPVAKRAIKSHYFDVAVVGVSGISPDAGLTADSHLNAEILELMIQNAQWVIALADHRKFGRVRFAKLADLCDVDVIVTDCAPEPEMAASLAQSGVEVVVAEGDDVV
- a CDS encoding aldose 1-epimerase, which produces MSRIIETTWHGQPAWALENDELRVVTVPGMGAKIVSLYHKRVGYEWLLGPADRPFRPVPYGSSFVEQDMSGWDEMFPTINACPYPGDGPYRGVSLPDHGEVWALPWQVVEASGAALSLRVSGQSLPYDLVRTLSFVDTQSLRMDYTLSNTSDAPLAGLWAAHPQFAVTPTTELRLPREVKSVVSVAPLPSWAPIGSHLDWPVTAAPDGQPFYLDRVISAEAHHSRKIYLLPDQSVGWTMLLETGSNHWLRMEWDSAQVPYLGIWADEGQYNSELTIAIEPSTGYYDSLELAWDNERVPILPPDASVEWSLTVRLGAD